gtgcattCTCTGGGGAGAGGAATCACGCTTCCCCATCTggtaatctgatggacgagtctgggtctagtggttgccaggagaatggtacttgtctgaatgcattgtgccaagtgtaaagtttggtggaggggggattatggtgtggggctgtttttcaggagctgggcttggccccttagttccagtgaaaggaactctgaatgcttcaccataccaaaacattttggacaattccatgctcccaactttgtgggaacagtgtgtgtgtgtgtgtgtgtgtgtgtgtgtgtgtgtgtgtgtgtgtgtgtgtgtgtgtattttgggtGTACACCCAAAATTTTTTTGTCAATATTGTATAAACTAATCATTAGATTATTCTCTTGACATCCTTACTTAATGTAGATGATTTCACTTAGTGTGTGAAGAGCATCACGTTACCTCATGTCTGTAAAGACAGCTAGTAAGTTTTAGTTATGTGCACTTATGATGTTCATGCTTTTtgcacaatgttttttttttataaagccTTAGGTAAATGAAGTCTCACCAACAATTTTAAGAACACTTAAAATATGTATTATAATGCATTGTCACTTTGCGTTATGAAGCCTTATGCTATGGTGTTATTTTATGGgtttaaaatgaaaaacatttatgtacagtCATAGAGGATTCTAATGCATTATAAAGGCGTTATAAAACGTGAATTTTTATAAATCTTTATGAATGATTTTGTAACGATTGTGAAtcaggagacggacacaattgctggaGAGAGGCTGATTTATTGACGGAACTAGCTCGCAGTTTCACTGCGCCAATGCGAACGGTGCGAGACCGGCGAGGCATAACGACTCACATTACTTTAACACACAACGATGAGATAATGAATACAACAACTCGTAGCGTTTGCACTGAAGTAACAACTCGTAGCGTTTGCACTGAAGTAACAACTCGTAGCGTTTGCACTGAAGTAACAACTCGTAGCGTTTGCACTGAAGTAACAACTCGTAGCGTTTACATACAGCAATCATACGCAGAATGAAAGCCGTGAAGGCTATTTTACATAACATGTCAATACAATGACAATtaaacaaacatcacacacacgctttGAATATTCAAATACCCAGACACAAAATGTCGATAAAACATTAAAGAACACGAGCAACCAATCCCAGAGAACACTCGACTAAAGAAACACCAAATGTAGAAAAGAATCAACAAACGAGAACTAGACACTACAATCGACGATGACACATACTAAACTAGAAAGATACAAATCACGCTAACCAAGGAACAACTAACTGTTCCGACACATACACCGAGGAGATTAAATCAGTTAGAGACCGGGACATAAACAAACGATACCGCTGATATCCATACATAAATGACCAAACGCTGACCATGTAGATACTCAGTTAACATGACTAGGAAAAACAGATACTTAAGCAGACGCGGAGAACTCCGACCTAACAGGGTTACGTGGCGTGAAACAAGAGCCTGATGGTTACACAAAAAACGACCTCCAACGAAGAAATGAGAACACAGGGAATAAAACCCTAACtcattacacaaacaaacacgaaACAGCTGATGAGACCAACACTGGGCGGGGGAAACAAAACAGGGCGTAACCACGGAtgattaaacaaaacaaaataactaacaGCACGATCTAGGAGGAGGGCCGAGTCAGACATTACAGATTTTATAATGCCTTGTGAATGCTGAATTTACTGCTAGCAAACAAGCTTTCCTAATGAAGAGGTCACTGAGCTAGACTTTGATGCTAACCTTCATATCTGTACTCCACTACACAGATCTCCATCCCAAAATACAGACTGGTCACTGGTGAGGCAGATCTTTAAGAGATGTGGCCCAAACAAACTATGGAACTCTTCACAACAAGCTCTTAGAGTCTGTGTACCACTATCTGCTTTAACTCATGTTTCAAccctttctctttttcagaatATTCACTCTTCACTGTAGTTGAGGCTCCCATTGTACGTATTTAGTTTGTATTGCAAATAATAAATGAAACATtacattgttattgttatgttgcaataatttctttaagggaAACTGGACCAAAACATCCATCAGAAGATCAAATTACTCCAAGGCTAATGACTCCTTTTAACGGGTTTCCGTTAGCTACTACTTCCTATAGTGGACTTAGCAATATTTAACCAGTAACAAGACGTGTGAATATTATCCTGAAAAACAATGTTCAaatcattgatctatattacaaACGGCTGTAATCTAGTTtgccaaaataaaagtcctttcTGGTAACTCTTCACTCGCTCATCTGGCCGCTGCGTCTGACGCGTCCGTGCGTGTGACGTGCGCGTGACGTCAGCACGTCAGCTGTTTTGTGTTTACATCGCGTCATTTTTTTTCGCAGCTAAGTTCAACGTTTGTTGTTTTCTGGTTCTAAATATGAACCAAAGTAAACACTGGAAATGCGTGATCGTGTAATTACGAACAGACAAGCCGCTGTTTGCACGAAACGTCCGCCGAGTTCGGAATAACACGGTAAGGGCGAACGCGACGTTCAGGTCGGCAGTGCCCGTCTGTAGTCAGCGCGAGACTCTTTTGTTTTTGTCGGTGGCTGCGGGGGTCTCCCCCCTTACCGGGAAACAAACGGCGACCCTTTAATGTGTGCACAGATACAGCGGTGCGTAGGGACACGAGATCTACTTGTGCGTTTAACTGAATGATCGTGGTGAGGTTTTAGTAAGCTGAGTTATCGGTTGGGAATGGGGAAACCTCTCGTCTGCTCACTTCTCCTCCGTCTAAACAAGTCTCGTCGTGTCCGCGTTATGGCGGTTTTTGTTTATTACTTTCTTGACAACCTGCTTGTGTTTTGATCCGGTTTGTCGTAACGTGTTTTCAACCGGGTGGCGAAGTACCGCAGCGCCACAAGCGTCACGTGTAAATTCATTTCACATCCATGATGGTTGTCAGGGCTCCATCACCGACTTTCATGGACAACTACTCCTCTTCTTTAATCTATAgatgtcacttatttttcttGCATATCACACGTGATTCTGTACATAATTATACATGAAGTTGTGTCGTCCAGGTAATTCAATCTGACCTTCACTTGTGATACCTGTGCGGGAACTCGGCAGGTCGTGTCACCCTCAGCATAGTGTTACAAGATTAAAGGACTTGCCGGTCGCACTTGGTCGTGAAGCCTTGAAGGCATGGCATGGTTCATCCATTTGGTGGTGCCTCAAAGGAAACTTTATTTGAATAGCTCTGAGCTGAGCTCACATGTTGGGTCAAACAAAGTTTGGGCAGTCTGCCTGACTGCCAAACTGATAAACAAATCACACCCTTCTGGTCTAAATAGGGTCATTGGCGAGAGTTTGGACTGTGTCACTTTGCACTAGGTATTGTCTGGCATCCAGAAATAGAATGACCAACATATCCTCTCAAGAAGGAAAAACTCAGAATGTGTGCTGTGCTTGCTGCTCTTAGCGCGTGCCTGTGTTTCCTTCCTCAGATGGCAAACCATGACTCAACAATCGCTTATTCAGTGTGCGTAGCTTAACTTACCAACCATCTGTATGGAAGCATTTTAACATGGAAGGTTTTAGTCTTTGagttattttattaaaatatatttgttattTGGACATTACTTAAAAATGTATTGACAGGTTATGGCATAATACAagcataaaacaaaaaataacaatttAACAGTTAACATGACTCATCATAAATAACATTACCATAAACAATAATGAATTATGATGACGTTCACCTGTTACGTTATTTGTCTTCAACATTTCATAATTTTTTCTATGACTAGGAACACAGTAATTCAAGTTGTTATACTTTTAAGTCATAACTACTTCTAAAATGATAcaataattacatttttaaagtgCATATATCCATTATTTCTCAGACGGCGATAAACTCCGTGCCACTGCAACTCTAGACGCTCTCTCCCCATTCACCATGGGTGGAGCTGTGAGTGCCGGAGAGGACAACGACGAGCTCATCGACAACCTGAAGGAGGCTCACTACATCCGCTCTGACCTGGTGGAGCGGGCCTTCCGGGCCATCGACCGTGCCGACTACTACCTGGAGGAGTACCGGGACAGCGCCTACAAGGACCTGGCCTGGAGACACggcaacctccacctctccgcGCCATGCATCTACTCGGAGGTGATGGAGGCCCTGGACCTGCAGCCTGGGCTGTCCTTCCTTAACCTGGGCAGTGGCACGGGGTACCTCAGCACCATGGTGGGCCTCATCCTGGGTGAGTTGGTTCCTGGGTGCAGTTTTAAAGAGGCAGTGTGTAGGTTTCCGCTGGACTGTAATTGAGTTCCATTTTGAGTTCCATGTTCCTGGGTGTCCGCAGGTTCATTGGGGGTGAACCACGGCGTGGAGCTGCACACAGATGTTGTGGAGTATGCCTACCAGAAACTCGACTACTTCATCAAGACCAGTGACAGCTTTGACAAGTGAGCTACCTTCTGGAGGATATGTTAAGCTTTCTTGGGGAAAATCTCTGACCCAGGATGTTGTACGTTTTGGCAGCATTAAGTATGTAGAATTTCCACCTATAATAGTGTCTTACAAGttcatgtgcacatgtgtgaagTACCACCTTTCTGACGTTAGtctatttttatacatttgtaCTTGTTTCCTTATACAAAACTTTTTCTGCTTCAAtgatttttttaagtaaaccaGTACAGTTGGGTGATAATGAGAAGCAGAATGCCTGTATGAATGTGGTCTGACTGGGTGCTTTAACATTCCTCTGCCCCCTCAGATCAGAGCTATGCATTCAATTCCACCAGGTACACTGAGAAGCTTTATAAACCTGCAATGGCATAGTCAATGTGTATTGTAAAATAACTTCACATTTGGCCAGAACTGGGAAAAATCTGTCAAAAAGTTTTTGATGTCAACCTTTTGTTGTTCAAAAAATGCACTTTTGATATGTTTATGAAAGATTTAAGCTGAGCTTCAGGGCGGCAGCTGTAATAGTGTCTTCCTGGTGTATTTGCAGATTTGAGTTCTGTGAGCCCTCATTCGTGGTGGGCAACTGTCTGGAGATACCTCCAGATAGCCGACAGTACGACAGAGTGTACTGTGGGGCTGGGGTTCAGAAGGAGTATGAGAACTACATGAAAAACTTGCTGAAGGTTGGCGGGATATTGGTGCTCCCCCTGGAGGACAAGGTTGGCATTTACACATGTTTACATGTGCActgtggggtaggtggggggtTCATTTTCAGGGGTCGTGTCACATTTTTCATTGACTCATTCAAacattatttttcttttatttctttaaTATGAACTTAttgtttgtttaatgttttttgtttAATATGAACTTTAGTTTGAGTACAAAATTAACTCATTACcagaaaatgttttttaaaagcaagttaATAGAAACCTTTTGTGTGGGATATACATTTTTTAAGGCAGGTGCATGAAAACTGGTGAGAGTGTTGATGTCACCAATTATCACAACATCTTGCATTTCTACATCATAAGTATTTCAATCCCATTCAAATCAATCTTGTCCTGGACTTTAGAGCTGGAGGAACTCGCATGGTGTCACAGGGTGAAGGTTAAACATATGTCAGTGAGAGGTGGAAGCTTTTGCTCTTGGGTTCCACATCTCAGGAGCTCAGAAACAATATCATTGTTTTAACCCCTTTAATTAAAGAACAGGCCAAATACTCCACACATTATCATAAGGTGCAGTAACTCGACGTGGCATCAATTCCACAAGTGGACCGAAGTTGCCATGAGGGATGTTGGGCAGTTGTCCACTGTGGGTGCTAATGTCTTCTACGATGtttttccacaacacacacgGCACTGTGGATCGAGGAGT
This sequence is a window from Brachyhypopomus gauderio isolate BG-103 chromosome 21, BGAUD_0.2, whole genome shotgun sequence. Protein-coding genes within it:
- the pcmtd2b gene encoding LOW QUALITY PROTEIN: protein-L-isoaspartate O-methyltransferase domain-containing protein 2 (The sequence of the model RefSeq protein was modified relative to this genomic sequence to represent the inferred CDS: deleted 1 base in 1 codon) is translated as MTQQSLIQYGDKLRATATLDALSPFTMGGAVSAGEDNDELIDNLKEAHYIRSDLVERAFRAIDRADYYLEEYRDSAYKDLAWRHGNLHLSAPCIYSEVMEALDLQPGLSFLNLGSGTGYLSTMVGLILGSLGVNHGVELHTDVVEYAYQKLDYFIKTSDSFDKFEFCEPSFVVGNCLEIPPDSRQYDRVYCGAGVQKEYENYMKNLLKVGGILVLPLEDKLTKITRTGQNTWETKKIIAVTFAPLVQPKQNINGRGQSVPLPVFEVRTLQDLARVSIRHTLRQPAAGEGRAKRRVSFPGARAMHRYGPRFERRRFCRRFYRQCVGSAALRDSAGPAPGPAPAPAVDCSYPGGVEEEDEEEDEEEAEEEEERACRRVGTTEDLPEEDEDGVGGDGEKVKGVRTRIEPPVNLLRERILGLPLPEPLKMYLLYYRDK